One window of the Pseudofrankia sp. DC12 genome contains the following:
- a CDS encoding SDR family NAD(P)-dependent oxidoreductase — protein sequence MLRFDGKVAIVTGGGRGIGRAHALLLAERGAAVVVNDIGSDLEGHESDSGPANDVVAEITSSGGRAVASVEDVSLGSVAIVATAIDAFGHLDIVVNNAGINGRLPFEKNSFEYFQQHMAIHFYGTLGLIQAAWPYLIESGKGRIVNTISGTILGIANRTAYSAAKGAIWGFTNCLAVDGEPYGVKANCIGPAAGTRMSLAPDQDIPSVLANYGEQMPSELVAPVVAYLAHEDCEITGMTLSAGGGKVSRLAAGHTAGFADTALTPETVRDRLAEVLDPKTFQIEERVSVA from the coding sequence ATGCTTCGATTCGATGGGAAAGTCGCCATAGTCACCGGTGGGGGCCGCGGGATCGGTCGGGCACATGCGTTGCTGCTGGCGGAGCGCGGTGCCGCCGTCGTCGTGAATGATATCGGATCTGACCTCGAGGGCCATGAGAGCGATTCAGGGCCGGCGAACGACGTCGTAGCGGAGATCACTTCTTCGGGAGGACGGGCGGTCGCCAGCGTCGAGGATGTCTCCCTGGGATCGGTAGCGATCGTAGCTACTGCCATTGACGCGTTCGGCCACTTGGACATTGTCGTCAACAACGCGGGAATCAATGGGCGCCTCCCTTTCGAGAAGAACTCTTTTGAATACTTTCAGCAGCATATGGCGATCCATTTCTACGGGACCCTCGGGTTGATCCAGGCGGCCTGGCCGTACCTGATCGAGTCCGGGAAAGGCCGGATTGTCAACACGATCTCGGGTACCATCCTTGGCATTGCCAATCGCACGGCCTACAGCGCGGCCAAAGGGGCGATCTGGGGTTTCACCAACTGCTTGGCTGTCGACGGTGAGCCGTACGGTGTGAAGGCGAACTGCATCGGGCCGGCCGCAGGCACGCGCATGTCCTTGGCCCCCGACCAGGACATTCCGTCGGTTCTGGCCAACTATGGCGAGCAGATGCCTTCGGAGCTGGTGGCCCCGGTGGTGGCCTACCTGGCTCACGAGGACTGCGAGATCACCGGGATGACGCTTTCGGCTGGCGGGGGGAAGGTCTCACGGTTGGCAGCGGGACATACCGCCGGGTTCGCGGACACCGCCCTGACACCGGAGACGGTCCGCGACCGGTTGGCCGAGGTGCTCGACCCAAAGACGTTCCAGATAGAGGAGCGAGTCTCGGTGGCCTAG